The Triticum aestivum cultivar Chinese Spring chromosome 3A, IWGSC CS RefSeq v2.1, whole genome shotgun sequence genome includes a region encoding these proteins:
- the LOC123059811 gene encoding replication protein A 70 kDa DNA-binding subunit B — MIRFNRFTTVEPTVETDLEFPFYTYSLTKLAHLPAPLERPPFFTDVLGLIVAVSDTMQYHSSSRAQPFVKRIVTIRDLSGYQINVVLWGEHATVFDAEEVITIGLTGPVFVLFVGTLVKNYEGRRGVSGSAACRWYINDDITEISYFHERLQGKFSPVEKIRLPGQTMAQVAAHVEMETKTVAELLALDIYKHKEASFFTSITLARLSPGQRWWFMCCEKCHKTSQPYGSVYRCNDTKCSCTDARPRYRICFVGADDTGEAEFVLFDRAGRDAVDKSLITLLREGNSNRMPLNEVVQMARGTDALPRELSTLIGQKYRFVVSISSKSFQPEAEETSYQVNRIDVPVEKGSRSTVEYRKADSSEQFESDTGSLALAGVADSTVLPTESIPSLTTTDLHSLVQSNEATTPKAQPGRGRASPASVNKVTSVKQMEKNKAPKNVVHVPLLPPATNEVTDPVVDPKTQDVDGTTSRGVDAEEGGEDPSARKRLKL, encoded by the exons ATGATCAGATTTAATAGGTTCACCACTGTTGAACCAACCGTTGAGACGGACCTTGAATTCCCATTCTACACTTATTCGCTCACTAAACTGGCCCACCTGCCTGCGCCCCTTGAGAGGCCTCCTTTCTTTACAG ATGTGCTTGGCCTTATCGTTGCCGTGTCAGACACCATGCAGTATCACAGTTCAAGCAGGGCCCAACCTTTTGTGAAACGAATTGTCACCATTCGGGATCTCAG TGGGTATCAGATAAATGTTGTGCTTTGGGGCGAGCATGCAACGGTGTTTGATGCAGAGGAGGTCATCACAATTGGTCTGACCGGACCAGTCTTCGTTCTGTTTGTTGGCACTCTGGTCAAAAACTATGAAG GTCGAAGGGGGGTTAGCGGAAGTGCAGCGTGTCGGTGGTACATTAATGATGACATTACTGAAATATCATATTTTCATGAGAG GTTACAGGGCAAGTTCTCTCCTGTAGAAAAGATACGTTTACCAGGACAGACGATGGCTCAAGTGGCTGCACATGTTGAAATGGAAACTAAGACGGTGGCAGAGCTGCTGGCTTTAGATATATACAAGCATAAG GAAGCCAGTTTCTTCACCTCGATTACATTGGCTAGGCTCAGTCCTGGGCAGCGCTGGTGGTTCATGTGCTGTGAGAAATGTCATAAAACTTCCCAGCCATATGGGTCTGTCTACAGGTGCAATGATACCAAATGTTCATGCACCGATGCACGGCCAAG GTATCGGATCTGTTTCGTGGGGGCTGATGATACAGGTGAGGCTGAGTTCGTCTTATTTGATAGAGCCGGCAGGGATGCTGTTGATAAATCTCTGATCACCCTGCTACGCGAGGGGAATTCTAACCGGATGCCTCTTAACGAGGTTGTTCAAATGGCCCGTGGGACTGATGCCCTTCCCCGTGAGCTTTCTACATTGATTGGCCAAAAGTATCGATTTGTGGTGTCTATCTCGTCAAAGAGTTTCCAACCAGAGGCAGAAGAGACCTCATACCAGGTCAACCGTATTGATGTTCCAGTGGAAAAGGGGTCCCGTTCCACAGTTGAGTATCGCAAGGCTGATTCTTCTGAACAGTTTGAAAGTGATACAGGCTCACTGGCCCTTGCTGGTGTTGCTGACTCTACTGTGCTTCCCACTGAGTCCATCCCATCCTTAACCACCACGGATCTCCATTCGCTTGTCCAGTCAAAT GAGGCTACAACTCCTAAAGCTCAACCTGGCCGTGGTCGGGCTTCTCCGGCATCTGTCAACAAAGT TACCAGTGTAAAGCAGATGGAAAAGAACAAGGCGCCAAAGAATGTTGTGCATGTGCCTCTGCTTCCTCCAGCTACTAATGAG GTCACCGATCCAGTTGTTGATCCTAAAACACAGGATGTTGATGGGACTACTTCAAG GGGTGTTGatgcagaggagggaggcgaggatCCCAGCGCCAGGAAAAGGCTTAAGCTCTAG